In the Armatimonadota bacterium genome, one interval contains:
- a CDS encoding DUF488 domain-containing protein — protein sequence MERASERARVYTIGHSNHPIEKFVGLLRRYSVGLVIDVRSRPYSKQGRHFDRTALRTALETADIGYLYLGNALGGLPDGPEYYDEIGRVQYGTIADTDLFREAIAVVGTRATRSVTALMCSEEDPVRCHRHVLLGKVLTDAGADVLHIRGNGDVETETQVEMRRARGLQPALF from the coding sequence ATGGAGCGGGCTAGTGAGCGCGCGCGTGTCTACACAATCGGTCACTCAAACCACCCGATTGAGAAGTTCGTTGGGCTGCTCCGGAGGTACTCTGTCGGTCTGGTGATCGACGTCCGTTCGCGACCCTATTCGAAACAGGGCAGGCACTTTGATAGGACTGCCCTGCGCACCGCTCTGGAGACTGCGGACATCGGCTATCTTTACCTAGGAAACGCACTAGGCGGACTCCCCGATGGACCGGAATACTACGACGAGATCGGGCGCGTTCAGTATGGCACGATTGCCGACACAGACCTCTTCCGCGAGGCAATCGCGGTGGTCGGTACCAGGGCGACGCGATCCGTCACAGCTCTCATGTGCAGCGAAGAGGACCCCGTGCGTTGCCATCGACACGTGCTGCTCGGCAAGGTGCTCACGGACGCCGGGGCGGACGTGCTGCACATCAGGGGCAATGGAGACGTGGAGACCGAAACCCAGGTTGAGATGCGACGAGCACGTGGGCTGCAACCCGCGTTGTTCTGA
- a CDS encoding DUF2156 domain-containing protein, which yields MKELPTFPDMEALEIEHKPIIDALLHELQPETSELTFTNLYIWRHPYGLQVTELEGAVCLLALRPDPEDSFLLPPLGEAAGTAQVRACLEWMADHEHNPRLWRIGEAAIARLGLSADEFSIESDRDNWDYVYRVRDLVDLPEVRYQDKVRHITQFTRKFKPEYHRITPDLVQACQDLQDLWCDEKHCDLYSSLHAEARAVKEALSNLDALGITGGCLMVRGRVQAFALGEPLNDTTVVIHIEKASPDLHGAFQAINQQFLEHEWQDFEYVNREQDVGEPGLRKAKESYHPVKMVEKYVVTAR from the coding sequence TTGAAGGAGCTCCCTACGTTCCCAGACATGGAGGCGCTGGAGATCGAGCACAAGCCCATCATCGACGCGCTCCTGCACGAACTCCAGCCCGAGACGTCCGAACTGACCTTCACCAACCTGTACATCTGGAGGCACCCGTACGGTCTGCAGGTGACCGAACTGGAGGGCGCCGTCTGCCTCCTGGCCCTGCGGCCTGACCCGGAAGACTCCTTCCTGTTGCCGCCGCTGGGCGAAGCCGCGGGAACCGCCCAGGTTCGCGCCTGTCTGGAGTGGATGGCCGACCATGAGCACAACCCGCGACTCTGGCGGATCGGTGAGGCGGCGATAGCCCGGCTCGGGCTGTCCGCGGATGAGTTCAGCATAGAGTCAGACCGCGACAACTGGGACTACGTGTACCGGGTGCGGGACCTGGTGGACCTGCCCGAAGTGCGCTACCAGGACAAGGTGCGCCACATCACACAATTCACCCGCAAGTTCAAACCGGAATACCACCGGATCACCCCCGATCTCGTGCAGGCCTGTCAGGACCTGCAGGACCTGTGGTGCGACGAGAAGCACTGCGACCTTTACTCCAGCCTCCACGCCGAAGCCCGGGCGGTGAAAGAAGCGCTCTCCAACCTCGACGCACTGGGGATCACCGGCGGGTGTCTCATGGTCAGAGGGAGAGTCCAGGCTTTCGCGCTGGGAGAGCCGCTGAATGACACCACCGTGGTCATCCACATTGAGAAAGCCAGCCCTGACCTGCACGGTGCGTTCCAGGCAATCAACCAGCAGTTCTTGGAGCATGAATGGCAGGACTTCGAGTACGTCAACCGCGAGCAGGATGTGGGTGAACCCGGCCTGCGCAAGGCCAAGGAAAGCTACCACCCGGTGAAGATGGTGGAGAAGTACGTGGTGACGGCGCGGTAA
- a CDS encoding DUF1559 domain-containing protein, whose product MAKRSGFTLIELLVVIAIIAILAAILFPVFARAREKARQTSCLSNLKQLGLAAQMYAQDYDETLPRLNIGPGPLTYTLPNGTTYSGYMLWHTSIYPYLKNYQMLSCPSDSVRYAGNYTGGGSYGLNSLNSGQALGSINYPAESMFFAEANGGDSYNLDGDTAGANDEMLAAPRHNDGLNNAFVDGHAKWMNVKNIPPFGTSSRYWYGPYTGNNP is encoded by the coding sequence ATGGCGAAAAGGTCGGGCTTCACGCTTATCGAGTTGTTGGTCGTCATCGCGATCATCGCGATCCTCGCCGCAATCCTATTCCCTGTCTTCGCACGAGCCCGGGAGAAGGCGCGCCAGACCAGTTGTCTCAGCAATCTCAAGCAGTTGGGCCTTGCCGCGCAAATGTACGCCCAGGACTATGACGAGACCCTGCCGCGCTTGAACATCGGCCCCGGGCCGCTCACCTATACGCTGCCCAATGGCACCACGTACTCCGGCTACATGCTCTGGCACACCAGCATCTACCCGTACCTGAAGAACTACCAGATGCTTAGCTGCCCCAGTGACTCGGTGCGCTACGCCGGCAACTATACGGGCGGCGGCTCCTACGGTCTGAACTCGCTGAACAGCGGGCAGGCTCTGGGCTCCATCAACTACCCGGCGGAATCCATGTTCTTCGCCGAAGCCAATGGCGGCGACTCGTACAATCTCGACGGCGACACGGCGGGCGCGAATGACGAGATGCTGGCCGCGCCCAGGCACAATGACGGGCTGAACAACGCTTTCGTGGACGGCCACGCCAAGTGGATGAACGTGAAGAATATCCCGCCGTTCGGCACCAGCAGCCGTTACTGGTATGGGCCGTACACCGGCAATAACCCGTAA
- a CDS encoding sugar phosphate isomerase/epimerase has translation MIEVSVFCDEVSPDFEEQIDLCKRAGASCVELRGNIFGRAVQTCTDEDVARVQEILAKYGSRVAIIGSPVGKLSLGDEEEYQIHLKWFDRMCELAHVFGTRIIRGFAFWTPSRKELPRPNLDEIIDEISKKLTPIARKAIEEDVLFCFECEGSTNSGTCAEIARIIDSITPNDNLMVAWDCNNATRLGEHPLNEGYPLIRDRVRHVHVKPNPYKNIETVWYSDVSYRTVFETLIADGYEGVATVEHWGSRWLMLEGVRQTAELLKDIQARG, from the coding sequence ATGATTGAAGTCAGCGTCTTCTGTGATGAAGTCTCCCCGGATTTCGAGGAGCAGATCGACCTGTGCAAGCGCGCCGGAGCCTCCTGCGTGGAACTGCGCGGCAATATCTTCGGCCGCGCTGTCCAGACCTGTACCGACGAGGATGTTGCGCGCGTGCAGGAGATCCTCGCGAAATATGGCTCGCGAGTTGCCATCATCGGCTCGCCCGTGGGCAAGCTGAGCCTGGGCGACGAAGAGGAATATCAAATCCACCTGAAGTGGTTCGACAGGATGTGCGAACTGGCCCACGTATTCGGCACCCGCATCATCCGCGGGTTCGCCTTCTGGACGCCCTCGCGCAAGGAGCTGCCTCGCCCGAATCTGGACGAGATCATCGATGAGATCTCCAAGAAGCTCACACCCATCGCCCGGAAAGCTATTGAGGAGGACGTCCTCTTCTGCTTCGAATGCGAGGGCAGCACGAACTCCGGCACCTGCGCCGAGATCGCCCGGATCATCGACTCCATCACGCCCAATGACAACCTGATGGTCGCCTGGGACTGCAACAATGCCACGCGTCTCGGCGAACACCCGCTGAATGAGGGCTACCCGCTGATCCGTGACCGCGTTCGGCACGTGCATGTGAAGCCTAACCCGTACAAGAACATCGAGACGGTGTGGTATTCCGACGTCAGCTACCGGACGGTATTCGAAACGCTGATCGCCGACGGGTACGAGGGCGTTGCCACGGTTGAGCACTGGGGTTCCCGCTGGCTCATGCTCGAGGGAGTGCGCCAGACTGCCGAATTGCTGAAAGATATCCAGGCGCGCGGATAG